A region from the Hypomesus transpacificus isolate Combined female chromosome 11, fHypTra1, whole genome shotgun sequence genome encodes:
- the LOC124473739 gene encoding extensin-like, giving the protein MGGRPKHLALSHSFVTFPHNHHQHHYVPPALVSAPPPPSSQHPLQQATRAPGAGPSSWGRSGDPQKAQQFLALFDRGEALARENNYHSVALSYGTLPRAPRRAAPSGSSSSLPRPREGPAGPSGSLWSRPDPGYTTLAHPRRSASKPGTANGLYRQPGKPNGTMPPHYYQHQPPPSHHPRRLSGETLAQPLRLDVPPEGDWRTPTHRVAAPPSVREAHPFCQPAQRSECLPIRAGRAPYGSSAQLCSLCQQLPSEPSRHYCQACGAYMARFRPAC; this is encoded by the exons ATGGGGGGGCGACCTAAGCACCTTGCCCTGTCCCACAGCTTTGTga ccttcccccacaaccaccaccaacaccactaTGTCCCCCCCGCCCTAGtctcagcaccaccaccaccatcatcacagcACCCCCTTCAGCAGGCGACGCGGGCCCCCGGCGCAGGGCCGTCCTCTTGGGGACGCTCAG gAGATCCCCAGAAGGCCCAGCAGTTTCTGGCTCTGTTTGACCGGGGTGAAGCTCTCGCCCGTGAAAACAACTACCACAGTGTTGCGCTGAGCTACGGCACTCTGCCCCGGGCACCCCGCAGGGCGGCCCCCtccggctcctcctcctccctcccccggcCCAGGGAGGGCCCCGCTGGCCCCTCCGGCAGCCTCTGGAGCCGGCCCGACCCTGGCTACACCACCCTAGCACACCCACGCCGCTCCGCCTCCAAGCCTGGCACCGCCAACGGGTTGTACAGGCAGCCGGGCAAGCCCAACGGCACCATGCCCCCCCACTACTACCAGCACCAGCCCCCCCCGTCCCACCATCCCCGCCGGCTGTCCGGGGagaccctggcccagcccctccGCCTGGACGTGCCCCCTGAGGGCGACTGGAGGACCCCTACCCACAGGGTGGCAGCGCCCCCGTCTGTCCGGGAGGCCCACCCTTTTTGCCAGCCCGCCCAGAGGTCTGAATGCCTGCCCATCAGAGCTGGGCGCGCCCCTTACGGCAGCAGTGCCCAGCTCTGCTCCCTGTGCCAACAGCTGCCCAGCGAGCCGTCACGCCACTACTGCCAGGCCTGCGGGGCGTACATGGCACGCTTCCGCCCCGCCTGCTGA